The genome window aGTAAGCTGTCCATGCTACTGAGAGAGTCGCTGGGCAACATGAACTGCCGGACTACCATGATCGCTCACATCTCCTCGTCGCCTAGCAACTTCTCTGACACGCTCTCCACGATCCAGATCGCCTCGCGCCTCCTCCgcatgaagaagaagaagaccaaAGTCAGCATGGTACATACatgattaattaatcaatcagtcattcaatcagtcaatcaatcatacATTCAAACAACCAGTACATTACATTGCTAGTACATTTCAGTTCTTTTTCAGTTCTTTTTTCTATATGTCCATATTGATATTTCAGTAAAGAAGTTTACTTTCAGTATTAATGTAACTTGATGACAGTATTACAATGATAGATCAATTAAATGTAGATTCTAATTGGTTTATTTaaacaaatgtttgtttttctcATCCATTttcacatccccctctctctttcagcaATACACATCCAGTTCGTCAGGGGGTGAGAGTTCGTGTGAGGAGGGGCGTATGCGTCGCCCCACTCACCTGAGACCGTTCCACTCCCGTAGCTCTGCAGACTCAGACCTGCCTCTGCTGCACCTCTCCAGCGACCCAGACAACTACTCCAGCAGCGAGCAGTCCTGTGACACTGTCATCTATGTGGGCCCCAATGGGGGTGCCATCTCGGACCGCGAGCTGACCGACAATGAGGGCCCGCCAGAGTTCGTCCCCATCATCCCTGTTTTACTGAAGAGCAAAGCCGAGTCTGGCGTCGTGCCGACTATGCCAcctctgcagcagcagcagacagtaCTCCCCAAGCCCCAGGCTCAGCTTGTCcctccacagacacacacccagccCACTACCCTGCCGACCGAGCCCCTCAACGCCCTCAACCAGCCCCCGCTCCCCCTCCTCCAgcccccactccctctcctccagccccTGGGTCATCCCCTGCCCCCCGTGCCAGAGGAAGGGGCGGAGTGCCTGAAGTGCAACACCTTCGCTGAGCTGCAGGAGCGTCTGGAGTGTATCGACGGGAGCGAGGAGGTGGCAAAGTTCCCCTTCGAGGAGGTGCCAGCTAACAGGGGGGCTAAGCCCGACACCCTGGTTCCCCCAGGGTCTGAGACGGGGCGTAAAGGAGGGGTGGTGGAGGAAGTAGAGCCCCTCAGGAGGATGTCCAACGACCAGCAGCTCCAGGAGAtcagggaggtggtggaggaggcagAACTGGCCCAGACCATGATAGAGAGTCTGAGCCTGACCGGCAGCTGCAGTGTGACGGGTAGCAGTGGAGCAGGACATACCAACACCAACCCTCTACAGAGGGCCAAGAGTGCCAGCCTCCATGACAGGTAAGaactatttgtttgtttgtttggatccccattagctgttacaCTGCAACAGCTACTCTCTGGGATCCACACGAAACACAACACAAAACCTACATTAGTTTGTATAGTTTTATCAACTGATTTATAATTTGTATGTATGTTTGTTCTtaatatctacaatttttttataTTTCTATTCCTTTTTATTGGATTGACAGTCGTGAGTCTCTGAGCGCGGGCAGTAGCAGTGATGGTAAGCCCCGCCCCCTGGGCTCTCCTCGGCTGGGCATCGCATCTCTTTCCAAGACCTCTGACTacagacctccctcctcaccctcacAGCGCTGCAAGGTACACTATCTGGCTTTGACACCTCTACTGTCTTTGGTTGTATTTATACAATTATTGTGTTGAGTTTTAACTCATAAACTGCAATTCCATGAAAATGTACTGCATCACTATAAAGCATCTTTGGGTCATTGAAAAGAGCTACATAATCCAATATATGATAATGATTATTATCCAGGTCTACACCCAGAAGGGTGTGATGCCGGGAACGCCCCCTTTGTCCTGCCAGAGTCTGTCTACTGCAGACAGCCTGGCTGCAGACAGTGGGAGGTCCTCTACAGAGTCCCAGCCGGTGTCCCTGTCCAGAACCTCCCCCGCGGGGATGAGTCCCTGGGTCCTCAAACGAACCAACTCCTCGTCTGCTAGCCTGGGGTCAGCTGAGACGCTGTGTGATGAGAATGTTCCTCAGATTCCTCTGGATGGACGCAGGGATAGTAAGTCCTACTCTTCATTCTGTTACTGTGACTGATACAATAGTTTTTTGAAGAAGGTTTTCACGTTGGATACTGGTTTCCTTacattttctctctttttccctgCTCTCCTTTCCTTGTCTGTTCCCCTCTTGCTTCTTCCCATCTCTCGACTACCTCCCATAGCCCAAGCTCCAGCCCCCAACCACTCCTCCATCCCAGCCGACCCTAGCTCTCTGGGGGAAGACGAGCTGGTGTTCACCCTGGGGTGTAAGGAGGGGCTGGAGGTCCGGGGCCTGCTGGAGAGTGGCGGCCGTCCCAGCAGCATCATTAGCTTCAGCAGCGACTGTTCCGTCACTGCCATGGACTCGGGGTCCCGCCCTATCTCCATCAACAGCAGCATCAGCGAGGACCTGGAGCGCTATGGAAACAACACTACTGTCGTTGCTACGTCCACCGGGGTGATCCCCATGACAACCGCCTCCGTCGCCGGAGTGATCGCCATGGCGGAGGTCAGCATGGCAAAGCTTCATGTGGAAGGAGAGGCGATGGCGGCGGTGCCTAGCCGACGGTCATCCATCTCATCGTGGCTAAGTGACCTGAGTGTTGTTAGCGACGGAGATCAGTCTCTGCACAGCTTCAGCCAGTCCCATGGACACGGGGAGGCTCTGGCCGAACCAGACCCCACACAGGTCCCCCTCTGTGGGGCAAAGGAGCAGGACGAGGCATGCCTGGGTTATGGAGGAAGGACGACTCCTGAGAGTGAAGTAGCATTGTCTGGAGATGTAAAAGGGAGAGAGACTAAAGAGAGGCTGAAGAGACTGCCTCCCTCCCTGGGTAAGACCACCATCTCCCTCTCCGACATGCAGACCCTGGGGGCCTCCAGCAACTTCCTCCCCTTCAAGACCAACATTACAGTCCACCCCTGTGTGGCCGTCAAACCCATGGTCATACTCTCCTCCATTACCAAGACTCACCTGCTGCCCAAGGACCCAGCCAAGACTGCCCTGGTCCTGGCCTCCATGTCCAGCGAGCTCCGCTTCGATGACCCCTGGATGAAGAGAGACGGGGTGGACGTGAGGCCCAAGGAGCTGGTGTGTGAGGTGAAGCCAGAGAAGTGGGTGGTGGATCCACCAGTCAAGACAGACCCAGCTAAGAGCAGCCAGGCCTGGCCCCAGGGCGATAGGGCCAGCAGGGTGGACAGTGGCTATGGAGGGGACCGTCACAGCTCCAGCAGCGGGGAGGCCATCTCCTCTCCAGACTCCTGTAAGAGGGTAGTGGACGGCTCTGAGATGGTGCTGGTCAGTTCTGGGGAGTGTCTGGTGACTCCTGTCTACTCTGCCGACATCCTGCGCACTGCCAGTCTGCCCCGTGGCTGGCACCGGCTCAACCGCCACGACGGCCTGGATGAGGACCCAATCCGCTACGACGCTAACGGAGGAGGGGGGGAGTACCGAGGCCTGGGGGTCACCTCCTCCACCCCCTGTAGTCCCAGGGCGACCCTGGACCGAAGGGGGTATTCCGGGAAACATGGCCTATTTTCCCGCCAGAAAGGTATCCCACCGCTGCCACCAGTACGCAAGTCCAGTCTGGACCAGAAGAACAGGGCAGGAGGCCCCCTCAGCCCCATGCACGCAGCCAGCCATGGCCTCTCCTTCTTGAGGAGTACCCCGGAGGACCTGGGTGTgcttggaggaggtggagggaaacAGAAGGGGTGCAATGTGGAGAGCAGCAGGTTATTCAGTGCTAAACTAGAGCAACTGGCTAACAGAACCAACTCTCTGGGTCGGTCCCATGGAGGTCACAGCTCTCATGGCCCCCACTACGACTGCCTCTCTTTGGAGAGGGGGGAGGCCTTCAGCTCCCTGGGCTGGAAGGTGGCAgccggaggggggaggggggactgCACCATGCCCCGTACCGGACGCAGCCTCACCCGTGGCAGCTCATTGTCATCCTCCTCCCCTAAAGGAAACGGTTCCGGTAACAGCCCTGGCAGCGCTCCCCAGTCACCCAAGTCGAGCCAGTCCAAGATCTCAGCGGTCAGCAAGCTCCTGATGGCCAGCCCTAAGACCCGGAGCCTGTCGGCCTCCAGCACCAAGACACTCAGCTTCTCCACCAAGTCTCTGCCCCAGTCTGTCAACCGCAGCTCCAGTCTGCCTCCCAACGGCAAGCCCCAGGGTCAGACCTCCACCCAGTGTCAGGGACAGAACCAGGCACCCAGCTCTGGCTCCTGGTCCACCCAGTCTCTGAGTCGCAACCGAGGGGGAGGCCTGGCCGCGAAGCTGCCTCTGAGAGCTGTCAACGGACGCATCTCCGAGCTGCTCCAGGGCAGCGGAGGCTCTCGATCCGCTGGTCACAACCGAGGAGGAGGCTCCGAggctggggaggagaggggtgctggagggggtggaggtggtgtcggggcacagggagaggagagaccctTGGTAGTCCACACCCTCCCGTCTCCCTACAGTAAGATCACAGCGCCCAGGCGGCCGCATCGCTGCAGCAGCGGTCATGCCAGTGACAACAGCAGTGTTCTGAGTGGGGAGCTGCCCCCGGCCATGGGGAAGACGGCTCTGTTCTACCACAGTGGGGGCAGCAGTGGCTACGAGAGCATGTTGAGGGACAGCGAGGCCACAGGAAGCACCTCCTCTGCCCAGGACTCTCTGAGCGAACACAGCTCAGCCACCAGCAGCAGCCGCCGCAGCCTCAAGaacaacaagaagaagaacaGCAGCACAGGTCAGCTCCTTTAATACTGCTTCCCAGTTCTATCTTCTGCTCATAGGGCTTCCTTTCCTTTGGTTTTTCCTGTTCCATTTATATACACCactgaaaatgtattttttacttcATTTAACGGTTAACACTTTATTTGGTCAGTCCCATTACAGATGGTTCATAGATGTTCAACAAATGGTTAaactaacactaaccctagtaACATAGCTAGCATTCACATACTCAACCTCCAGTGCATACTCTGTCTTGaatagaaaaaaataacaatattcagTTTCACCTCTCTTCAtcacctcatccctccctctctcctgagaGGTTGGTAGTGAGAGTGGTCTTTTTGGGCAGACAGACGGCAAGGTTCCATGGTGGGTGGACCCAGGAAACCAATGTAccctcttccttcctccctctcctttctcccccttccttcctccctttctcttccttcctccctctccttctctctctctcccttcctctctctcccttcctccctctcccttccttcctccttcccccctctcccttccttcctctctcccatcctctctctcccgtcctctctctcccttcctctgcctctcccttccTCTACTTCTCCCTTCCTCTGCCTCTTCCTTCCTCTACTTCtcccttcctctgcctctcccttcctctacttctcccttcctcccctcccttacCCTCCTCCCCTTCTAGGGTAGGCCCCCTTGACATCCCCTACaataataaaaattaacagtaaacatcacaaagttccaaaggaataaagacatttcaaacgcGGAACGAGGAAGGGctcagtttgttgttttggaaagttTGTTCTTTTCAAAGTGTTTTGAAAAGTTTCTTAGTAGCTAACTTTTGAGTTTGGATCCCGCGACGCAGttgcatcagttgctgggactgctactctctgtccagtgatcctgcTGACCAAAGCCGTGTCTGAGGAGCTATTTATCGTAGCATCTAGCCTAGCTGCTAGCGAGCTGCCTTTCAAGCTAGCAGGgttttcttgagggcttgaacgcAGCCTGCGACGtggttagccattgtggctgggaccgcGGATTGTCCTGGGTTTATGGTagtctagatccctgctgtttgttgttgtttttaatctTCCCTGCGACCTACCCTGTCTGGAGCTGCGAGGAGTAACAGCATAACCTATgttgctaccatgacaaagaccaaagccggtgggagtaccgttgaggacagtggtgtctctctatcacaggtgaagaatcttttaaatgaacaaaaatgGTTAtataagcagttgttacaacaacaagaaaatagcttcaagtgttttgaccaaatactggtggagtcaactaataaaagaatggacaacctgaccagagaggtccaggacctgaagaacagttttcagttctcccagggtcagctcgatgagtttAAATAGGAAAAcagcaagatgacagcaatctgtaagttaTTGAGAGAGAACATCAGTTCTGTatctgaatccatgataacaatgacagagAAATCTAATTATCTCGAGGAACAAGCAAggcggaacaacatggttgtggacggaattgcagaatctccacatgagacctggactgAGTCTCAggtgagggaaatgatctcggAGAAGTTGAAGAtcgaccacaggaagattgaggtagAGCGCGCCCACAGAACTGGAAgacccaccaccggcccaggtgacaggcccaggcccatagtggtcaagttcctgaggttcaaggacatggtagctgttctggaaagaaccaagaacttgagaggaatgaATATCTTCTTCAACCAGGACTATCCTGAAGATGTGCACCAGAAGATgaaagaactgatcccagccatgaaagttGCCAGAGAGCGTGGGGACATTGTTTACAtctgctatgacaggctcattgtctaccctccctcccagaagcctggaagggatgagagagccaagcctatgggtttgtAGCTTCAACCCTGcagtgcacccacacacacatatacacaacaattcattaatggactgctgaatgtgttttttgtttgtttgctcttttgcatattatgtctatctctgataagctacccaggaaagggctgaaaatggcccatattaatatatgtaaccttataaataaggttcatgaaatcaataacttgctaacatcagataaaaTGTATGTTAGCCAAATgaatacagcagtagcaatacaaggatataacatctatagaagagacagaaatgcttatgggggaggtgttgctgtatatattcagagccatatccctgtaatgcttataGAAGAtgttatgtcaagtgttattgaagtgttgtggttgcaggttcacttggctcatctaaagccttttcttttggggtgttgctataggccaccatgtgctaacagtcagtatctaaataatatgtgtgaaatgcttgatagtgtatgtgatgtaaacagagaggtctactttcttggggaactgaatattgactggttttcatcaatctgtctgctcaagaggaagcttctcactgtaaccagtgcctgtaatctggttcaggtttttaagcaacctaccagggtgtttacaaacactacaggaacaagatcatccacatgtattgatcacatttttactaacactgtagaactttgttctaaagctgtatccgtacccattggatgcagtgatcacaatatagtggctatatccaggaaagccaaagttccaaaagctgggcctaaaatgtTATATAAGAGATCAAACAAAATATTTTTCTGTGACTCTTACGTGGATGATGTtacaaatatttgttggtctgatgtcaTTAATAAGGatcatccagacgctgcactgaATTTAATAAATTgtttcttccaattattgatgaACATTTTCAATTTCTTaacacctgttaagaaactgactgttagaactgttaaggctccatggattgatgaggaattgaacaactgcatggttgaaagagatgggactAAAGGttgtggctaataagtctggctgcacatctgactggttgacttactgcaaattgagagattatgtgactaaactcaacaaaaagaagaagaaactgtattatgaagccaagatcaatgatataaagaatgatggaaaaaacgTTGTAGTAAATAAAATTAGTGGGGAAAgacattcaactccatctttcatcgaatcagatgaaAAACACACGCCTCACAACTTCTCAACTGGCTGCTTCATtagtagtacccgcaaaacaccagtctcaacgtcaacagtgaagaggcgactccaggatgctggccttctaggcagagttcctctatccagtgtctgtcttcttttgcccatcttaatcttttatttttattggccagtctgagatatggctttttctttgcaactctgcctagaaggccagcatcccggagtcgcctcttcactgttgatgttgagactggtgttttgtgggtactatttaatgaagctgccagttgaggacttgtgaggtgtctgtttctcaaactagacactctaatgtacttgtcctcttgctcagttgtgcaccgggcctcccattcctctttctattctggttagagccagtttgcgctgttctgtgaagggagtagtacacagcgttgtacgagatcttcagtttcttggcaatttctcgcatggaatagccttcatttctcagaacaagaatagactgatgagtttcagaagaaaggtctttgtttctggccattttgagcctgtaatcaaacccacaaatgttgatgttccagatactcaactagtctaaagaaggccagttttattgattcTTTAATTAGCATAGCAGTTTTCAGCTGCgctaaaataattgcaaaagggttttctagtgatcaattagccttttaaaatgataaacttggattagctaacacatcgtgccattggaacacaggagtgatggttgctgataatgcgcctctgtacgcctatgtagatattccattcaaaatcagccatttccagctacaatagtcatttacaacattaacaatgtctacactgtgtttccgatcaatttgatgttattttaatggacaaaaaatgtgcttttatttaaaaaacaaggacatttctaagcgaccccaaactttttgaacggtagtgtatgtgttatTGCTTTTCAGCCATATAATTGACGCCACACTCcaaaaaagcaagtcctgcaggctctaatttagtcttatcttgattattgtccattCGTGTGGTCGAATGCTGcgaagaaagacctagttaagctgcagctggcccagaacagagtggcacgtcttgctcttcattgtaatcagagggctgatataagtactgtgcatgccagtctctcttggctaagcgTTGAGGagaaacagtattatatagagccattattgcatggaactcggTTCTCATATtggttttaaaaaacagataaagcaacacctcacgacacaacacctctcccctatttgacctagatagtttgtgtgtatgtattgatatgtaggctacatgtgcctttttaaaaatgtatgtagttctgtccttgagctgttctattaatttctgtattatgtcatgtttcatgttcattgtggaccccaggaagagtagctgctgctatcgCAACACCTAATATAAAATACCAACAAATCATATTATCATATTATGGCTACATACAgtattgtaacaatgtgcaaatagttaaagtacaaaaggagaaaataaaaaacatacactgcaaagtattcagaccccttgactttttccacattttgttatgttagttTTTTTCTAAatttgattaaatcgtttttttcttcatcaatctacacacaaaaccccataatgacaacgcaaaaacagtttttttttttttacatttttgcaaactgataaaaaaaaagaaatcacatttacataagtattcagaccctttactcagtactttgttgaagcacctttggcagcgattacagcctcgagtcttcttgggtatgacgctacaagcttggcacacctgtatttggggagtttcttccattcttctctgcagatcctctcaagctctgtcaggttggatggggagtgtcgctgcacagctattttcaggtctctccagagatgttcaatcaggttcaagtctgggctctgactgggccactcaaggacattcagagacttgtcccgaagccactcgtgCGTTggcttggctttgtgcttagggttgttgtcctgttggaaggtgaacattcgccccagtctgagatcctgagtgctctgtagcaggttttcatcaaggatctttctatactttgctctgttcatctttctctcaatcctgactagtctcccgctGAAagcatctccacagcatgatactgccaccaccatgcttcaccgtaggtgccaggtttcctccagacgtgacgcttggcattcaggccaaagagttcaatcttggtttcatcagactagagaattttgtttctcatggtctgagagtccattaggtggcttttgacaaactccaagtggactgtcgtgcattttactgaggagtggcttccgtctggccactctaccataaaggcctgattggtggagtgctgaagatatggttgtccttctggaaggttctcccatctccacagaggaactctggacctctgtcagagtgaccatcgggttcttggtcacctccctgactgggcggccagctctaggaagagtcttggggacattcaatggtgtgtgcctttccaaatcatgtccaatcaattgaatttaccacaggtggactccagtcaagttttagaaacatctcatggaatattaatggaaacaggatgcacctgagctcagtttcaagtctcatagcaaagggtctgaatacttatgtaccaaaattgtaaaaacctgttttggctttgtcattatggggtgttgtgtgtaaataaatgtaatccattttagaataaggctgtaacgtaacaacatgtggaaaagggggctgaatactttctgaatgcactgtaaatatgggttgtatttattatggtgtttgttcttcactggttgaccttttcttgtggcaacaggtcacacatcttgctgctgtgaatgcacactgtggtatttcacctaatatatatgggagtttatcaatatGAGATTTATTTTGGAATTCGTTgtaggtctgtgtaatctgagggaaatatgtgtctcaaatatggtcatacatttggcaggaggttaggaagtgtagctcagtttccacctcattttgtgggcagtgtgcacatagcctgtcttctcttgagagccaggtctacaTGTGGCAGCGTTTCTCAATAGCaaagctatgctcactgagtctgtacatagtcaaagatttccttaattttggttcAGTCATagtagtcaggtattctgccactgtgtactctctgtttagggccaaatagcattctagtttgctcagtttactttttttttctccaatgtgtcaagtaattatctttatgttttctcatgatttggttgggtctaattgtgttgctgtcccggGGTTCTGTGGGTCTGTTTGTGTacaaagccccaggaccagcttgaaGAGGAccggctcttctccaggttaatttctctgtaggtgatgtctttgttatggaaggtttgggaatcacttccttttaggtggttctGCTTTGCATGTATTATTtggtgtttctctttctctctctccattgtgccCTGCTGCAGTAGACAGTAATAAGGTACAAATGGGTGACTCGTGGTGAGTCAGGGCAGATCTGTCTGACCTTTCTATAACCTGTGAGACATGTACATTCCAGCACAGTGGTCGGATAAGAGGGACTGACAAAatgcactcctctctctcccctctttctctgttctcctcttgtctactcctctctctccccctctctttctctgttctcctcttgtctactcctctctctccccctctttctctgttctcctcttgtctactctctctccccctctttctcttttctcctcttgtctactcctctctctccccctctctttctcttttctcctcttgtctactctctctccccctctttctcttttctcctcttgtctactcctctctctccccctctctttctcttttctcctcttgtctactcctctccccactctttctctgtttctctctccccctctttctcttttctcctcttgtctactcctctctctccccctctctttctcttttctcctcttgtctactcctctccccactctttctctgtttctctctccccctctttctcttttctcctcttgtctactcctctctctccccctctctttctcttttctcctcttgtctactctctctctccccctctctttctctcttcttctcttgtctactcctctctctccccctctttctcttttctcctcttgtctactcctctctccccctctctttctcctttctcctcttgtccactactctctctctctctctctctctctctctctctctctctctctctcctctctttctctttcctcctcttgtctactcctctctccccctctttctcttttctcctcttgtctactcctctctcttttcttctctactgttctctctcctctcttctgctctcccCATCTTCGCTCAGAACCATTCattttgttctctcctctcctctgctctcaacTCCCCTCTCCTCCCGGCTCTCCCTCTGGAACTCATGATGAGTACTGGATTAGTGTAGTTGCCAGTATGCTGTCAGTATGCTGGTGTTCTGACCCAGTCACAATGTAGAGATGTGTCCTGTTGGTGATAAGAGACGAAATCTACTCAAATCTACAAGTTCTGATGAAtgcttcttgtgtgtgtgtgtgtccaggtaccCAGCGTCGTCGTCTGATTCCCAGCCTGACCCCGGACTCGTCCTCTCCGGTCAGGAAGCCTGCCATCAGCCCAGGTGTACGCTGGGTAGACGGGCCGCTACGCCCCGCCCCCAGGGGAACCTCAGAACCTTTCGAAATAAAGGTCTACGAGATAGACGACGTGGAGCgcatgcagaggagagagaaaggcaacaaggtgagagatggagagagagatggagggagagggagatggtgggagagatggagggagggagagatggagggagatggagagagagagatggtgggagagatggagggagatggtgggagagatggagggagatggtgggagatggagggagatggagagagagagatggagatggagggagatggagagagatgagggagagggagggagatggagtgagatggagatggaagaggtggagggagagagatggagatggagagagagatggagggagaggtggagaagagggagagaggtggagagagaggtggaggagagggggagagaggtggaggagggggagagaggtggagggggagagaggtggaggagagggagagagaggtggaggagagggagagagagagaggtggaggagagggagagagagcgaggtggaggagagggagagagagcgaggtggaggagagggagagagagagaggtggaggagagggagagagagaggtggaggagagggagagagagaggtggaggagagggagagagaggtggaggagatggagagagggagagggggagagagggagagaggtgggggagagagggagggagaggtggaggagagggagagagaggtggaggagagggaggtggaggagagggaggtggaggagagggagagaggga of Salmo salar chromosome ssa01, Ssal_v3.1, whole genome shotgun sequence contains these proteins:
- the LOC106569018 gene encoding kinesin-like protein KIF26B isoform X2 codes for the protein MTSLSGTKERSVTSRSRKYGITDTSPTKSASFSPETWYRKAYEESRTGSRPAPEGVGSMPSSTGTPSPGSGTSSPGSFSGSPGTISPGIGTCSPGSLGGSPGFGTGSGSGSSPGSERERGIWCENCNARLTELKRQALKLLIPGPYSSKDPSFSLLLHDQLQVPNSSRRAWNERDSRCDVCSTHLTQLKQEAVHMVLTMDQWDLSPSSSPTLPSRSGLPQGPTAPRDWAYLLSASAAYPHPHPHHPTMPPSSSSASSSSPSHTASNPCQGAASVRQTSAQATSSALAPASSSIAPSSVHQGGYPRHGSKPSSLGVGLGVERRNGSPAHSSKASGVQPAQPPHSPSNNGSGSGALLSTAALQAHQYMSRSNGGGVTLYPYQVPPTLQVTTATPTTTSAAASFFARAAQKLNLSSKRKKPRPAPPPVVCDPPLFPTNFSGTLQTTPPPAPPCLLRAASKIKDTPGLGKVKVMVRVCPVTSSDAAESSYFLKVDTRKKQVTIMEPSANQTQGNTPQKRGGANQVPPKMFSFDAAFPHDASQAEVCAGTVAEVIQSVVNGADGCVFCFGHSKLGKSYTMIGGDESMQTLGIIPCAISWLFKLINERKEKTGARFSVRVSAVEVWGKEENLKDLLSEVATGSLQDSQSPGVYLCEDPICGMQLQNQSELRAPTPEKAAFFLDAAIAARYSSRDHADPEEHLNSHMLFTLHIYQYRMEKTGKGGMSGGRSRLHLIDLGSCVKVLGGGKGRDSSGSTSTTAAGLCLSLSALGNVILALVNGSKHIPYKDSKLSMLLRESLGNMNCRTTMIAHISSSPSNFSDTLSTIQIASRLLRMKKKKTKVSMQYTSSSSGGESSCEEGRMRRPTHLRPFHSRSSADSDLPLLHLSSDPDNYSSSEQSCDTVIYVGPNGGAISDRELTDNEGPPEFVPIIPVLLKSKAESGVVPTMPPLQQQQTVLPKPQAQLVPPQTHTQPTTLPTEPLNALNQPPLPLLQPPLPLLQPLGHPLPPVPEEGAECLKCNTFAELQERLECIDGSEEVAKFPFEEVPANRGAKPDTLVPPGSETGRKGGVVEEVEPLRRMSNDQQLQEIREVVEEAELAQTMIESLSLTGSCSVTGSSGAGHTNTNPLQRAKSASLHDSRESLSAGSSSDGKPRPLGSPRLGIASLSKTSDYRPPSSPSQRCKVYTQKGVMPGTPPLSCQSLSTADSLAADSGRSSTESQPVSLSRTSPAGMSPWVLKRTNSSSASLGSAETLCDENVPQIPLDGRRDTQAPAPNHSSIPADPSSLGEDELVFTLGCKEGLEVRGLLESGGRPSSIISFSSDCSVTAMDSGSRPISINSSISEDLERYGNNTTVVATSTGVIPMTTASVAGVIAMAEVSMAKLHVEGEAMAAVPSRRSSISSWLSDLSVVSDGDQSLHSFSQSHGHGEALAEPDPTQVPLCGAKEQDEACLGYGGRTTPESEVALSGDVKGRETKERLKRLPPSLGKTTISLSDMQTLGASSNFLPFKTNITVHPCVAVKPMVILSSITKTHLLPKDPAKTALVLASMSSELRFDDPWMKRDGVDVRPKELVCEVKPEKWVVDPPVKTDPAKSSQAWPQGDRASRVDSGYGGDRHSSSSGEAISSPDSCKRVVDGSEMVLVSSGECLVTPVYSADILRTASLPRGWHRLNRHDGLDEDPIRYDANGGGGEYRGLGVTSSTPCSPRATLDRRGYSGKHGLFSRQKGIPPLPPVRKSSLDQKNRAGGPLSPMHAASHGLSFLRSTPEDLGVLGGGGGKQKGCNVESSRLFSAKLEQLANRTNSLGRSHGGHSSHGPHYDCLSLERGEAFSSLGWKVAAGGGRGDCTMPRTGRSLTRGSSLSSSSPKGNGSGNSPGSAPQSPKSSQSKISAVSKLLMASPKTRSLSASSTKTLSFSTKSLPQSVNRSSSLPPNGKPQGQTSTQCQGQNQAPSSGSWSTQSLSRNRGGGLAAKLPLRAVNGRISELLQGSGGSRSAGHNRGGGSEAGEERGAGGGGGGVGAQGEERPLVVHTLPSPYSKITAPRRPHRCSSGHASDNSSVLSGELPPAMGKTALFYHSGGSSGYESMLRDSEATGSTSSAQDSLSEHSSATSSSRRSLKNNKKKNSSTGTQRRRLIPSLTPDSSSPVRKPAISPGVRWVDGPLRPAPRGTSEPFEIKVYEIDDVERMQRREKGNKEVVYFSAKLKILENRQQRISEVRAKYDWLKKELEQTKQHLMLEPEKWTTEFDLQQTFEVDSLEYLEALEVMTDRLETRVNFCKAHLMMVTCFDVTCRRR